A genomic stretch from Festucalex cinctus isolate MCC-2025b chromosome 13, RoL_Fcin_1.0, whole genome shotgun sequence includes:
- the gdpd5b gene encoding glycerophosphodiester phosphodiesterase domain-containing protein 5 isoform X2 gives MVKHQPLQVYERQLCLSCITGIYGCRWKRYQRSHDDTTKWELLWSLILLFTFCALLVWFYFWLEAHNDYNEFNWFLYNRSGKWSDGTVPVLATTAAGFTYVAFLMVLALCHIALGQQLNLHWLHKIGVTAALLTTVVGVISINQTWRHEWDIIPISLQATGPFLHVGAVVAVTALSWIVAGQVARADKTSFQVVVMLLYLSLLLGLYVVPLYITSPCIMDPTNLRPRPHVIGHQGAPMLAPENTMWSFQRALQMNVTGLETDVTISVDGIPFLMHDRTLRRTTDVEEIFPDRQMEDAALFNWTDLQQLNAGRWFLKDDPFWTTHSLLSHERNLIANQSVCSLEQLLKLASYHNISVVFRLRRPPLGHPCYHSWLNDTLQAVELSGVPQSLVMWTPDEDRDQVRQLAPGLVQTSLMKQTPQSLREAGISNLLLRYNQASTQEIRDLSQKNISLTLYTVNEPWLYSVLWCSDVSAVSSEAPHVLKKVPYPIWLLRPDEYCMMWVCADVISFVVVIGIFILQKYRTSGMRSYNPEQIMLSAAAVRRSSRDLNVMKEKLIFSEVGNGVGSSEESYTDGPNDYDYYTDRGGSQ, from the exons ATGGTCAAACACCAACCCCTCCAAGTCTATGAGCGGCAGCTGTGTTTGTCTTGTATCACCGGGATCTACGGTTGCCGCTGGAAACGCTATCAACGCTCCCATGATGACACCACCAAG TGGGAGTTGCTGTGGTCCCTCATCCTTCTCTTCACCTTCTGTGCTCTGCTGGTCTGGTTCTACTTCTGGTTGGAAGCTCACAATGACTACAATGAGTTTAACTG GTTCCTCTACAACCGCTCTGGCAAGTGGAGCGATGGCACCGTTCCAGTCTTGGCCACCACCGCTGCTGGCTTCACCTACGTAGCCTTTTTAATG GTTTTAGCCCTTTGTCACATTGCACTCGGCCAACAACTGAATTTGCATTGGTTGCATAAG ATAGGAGTCACTGCGGCCCTACTCACAACTGTTGTCGGGGTGATATCCATCAATCAGACATGGCGACACGAGTGGGATATCATCCCCATCTCCCTGCAG GCCACAGGCCCGTTCCTGCACGTCGGTGCCGTCGTAGCAGTCACAGCTCTGTCCTGGATCGTAGCCGGACAAGTTGCCCGTGCGGATAAAACGT CGTTCCAGGTGGTGGTCATGCTGCTGTATCTCAGTTTGTTGCTGGGTCTCTACGTGGTGCCTCTGTACATCACCTCCCCGTGTATCATGGATCCCACCAACCTCAGGCCCCGCCCCCACGTTATCGGTCACCAGGGGGCCCCCATG CTTGCACCAGAGAACACAATGTGGTCCTTTCAGCGAGCTCTACAAATGAACGTCACTGGGTTGGAGACAGACGTCACAATCAg CGTTGACGGCATTCCGTTCCTAATGCACGACCGCACCCTGCGAAGGACGACCGACGTAGAGGAAATTTTCCCCGACAGGCAGATGGAGGATGCCGCGCTGTTCAACTGGACCGATCTGCAGCAGCTCAATGCAGGACGGTGGTTCCTCAAG GATGACCCCTTCTGGACGACGCACAGTCTCTTGTCCCATGAAAGAAACCTGATTGCCAACCAGAGTGTGTGCAGTCTTGAGCAGCTACTCAAGTTGGCCTCTTATCATAACATCAGTGTGGTGTTCAGGCTTAGGAGACCCCCGCTGGGGCACCCTTGCTACCACAGCTGGCTCAATGACACTCTGCAGGCTGTGGAGCTGTCTGGGGTTCCTCAAAGTCTG GTGATGTGGACTCCAGATGAAGACAGAGATCAGGTGAGACAGCTTGCACCCGGGCTGGTCCAGACGTCCTTGATGAAGCAAACTCCTCAAAGCCTCAGAGAGGCGGGCATCAGCAACCTGCTACTCAGATACAACCAGGCGAGCACTCAGGAAATCAG GGACTTGTCACAGAAAAACATCAGCCTCACCCTCTACACGGTCAACGAGCCCTGGCTGTACTCAGTGCTGTGGTGCAGCGACGTGTCGGCTGTGTCGTCGGAGGCACCGCATGTCCTCAAAAAGGTGCCTTACCCCATCTGGCTCTTG AGACCAGATGAATACTGCATGATGTGGGTGTGTGCAGACGTCATCTCCTTTGTGGTGGTCATAGGAATATTCATTTTACAAAA ATATCGCACAAGCGGCATGCGCAGCTACAACCCTGAGCAGATCATGCTGAGCGCGGCGGCAGTGAGGAGATCCAGTCGGGACCTCAACGTCATGAAGGAGAAGCTCATCTTCTCCG AGGTGGGAAATGGCGTCGGGAGCAGCGAGGAGTCGTACACAGACGGCCCAAATGACTATGACTACTACACGGACAGAGGTGGAAGCCAATGA
- the gdpd5b gene encoding glycerophosphodiester phosphodiesterase domain-containing protein 5 isoform X1, with protein sequence MVKHQPLQVYERQLCLSCITGIYGCRWKRYQRSHDDTTKWELLWSLILLFTFCALLVWFYFWLEAHNDYNEFNWFLYNRSGKWSDGTVPVLATTAAGFTYVAFLMVLALCHIALGQQLNLHWLHKIGVTAALLTTVVGVISINQTWRHEWDIIPISLQATGPFLHVGAVVAVTALSWIVAGQVARADKTSFQVVVMLLYLSLLLGLYVVPLYITSPCIMDPTNLRPRPHVIGHQGAPMLAPENTMWSFQRALQMNVTGLETDVTISVDGIPFLMHDRTLRRTTDVEEIFPDRQMEDAALFNWTDLQQLNAGRWFLKDDPFWTTHSLLSHERNLIANQSVCSLEQLLKLASYHNISVVFRLRRPPLGHPCYHSWLNDTLQAVELSGVPQSLVMWTPDEDRDQVRQLAPGLVQTSLMKQTPQSLREAGISNLLLRYNQASTQEIRDLSQKNISLTLYTVNEPWLYSVLWCSDVSAVSSEAPHVLKKVPYPIWLLRPDEYCMMWVCADVISFVVVIGIFILQNYHMIRYRTSGMRSYNPEQIMLSAAAVRRSSRDLNVMKEKLIFSEVGNGVGSSEESYTDGPNDYDYYTDRGGSQ encoded by the exons ATGGTCAAACACCAACCCCTCCAAGTCTATGAGCGGCAGCTGTGTTTGTCTTGTATCACCGGGATCTACGGTTGCCGCTGGAAACGCTATCAACGCTCCCATGATGACACCACCAAG TGGGAGTTGCTGTGGTCCCTCATCCTTCTCTTCACCTTCTGTGCTCTGCTGGTCTGGTTCTACTTCTGGTTGGAAGCTCACAATGACTACAATGAGTTTAACTG GTTCCTCTACAACCGCTCTGGCAAGTGGAGCGATGGCACCGTTCCAGTCTTGGCCACCACCGCTGCTGGCTTCACCTACGTAGCCTTTTTAATG GTTTTAGCCCTTTGTCACATTGCACTCGGCCAACAACTGAATTTGCATTGGTTGCATAAG ATAGGAGTCACTGCGGCCCTACTCACAACTGTTGTCGGGGTGATATCCATCAATCAGACATGGCGACACGAGTGGGATATCATCCCCATCTCCCTGCAG GCCACAGGCCCGTTCCTGCACGTCGGTGCCGTCGTAGCAGTCACAGCTCTGTCCTGGATCGTAGCCGGACAAGTTGCCCGTGCGGATAAAACGT CGTTCCAGGTGGTGGTCATGCTGCTGTATCTCAGTTTGTTGCTGGGTCTCTACGTGGTGCCTCTGTACATCACCTCCCCGTGTATCATGGATCCCACCAACCTCAGGCCCCGCCCCCACGTTATCGGTCACCAGGGGGCCCCCATG CTTGCACCAGAGAACACAATGTGGTCCTTTCAGCGAGCTCTACAAATGAACGTCACTGGGTTGGAGACAGACGTCACAATCAg CGTTGACGGCATTCCGTTCCTAATGCACGACCGCACCCTGCGAAGGACGACCGACGTAGAGGAAATTTTCCCCGACAGGCAGATGGAGGATGCCGCGCTGTTCAACTGGACCGATCTGCAGCAGCTCAATGCAGGACGGTGGTTCCTCAAG GATGACCCCTTCTGGACGACGCACAGTCTCTTGTCCCATGAAAGAAACCTGATTGCCAACCAGAGTGTGTGCAGTCTTGAGCAGCTACTCAAGTTGGCCTCTTATCATAACATCAGTGTGGTGTTCAGGCTTAGGAGACCCCCGCTGGGGCACCCTTGCTACCACAGCTGGCTCAATGACACTCTGCAGGCTGTGGAGCTGTCTGGGGTTCCTCAAAGTCTG GTGATGTGGACTCCAGATGAAGACAGAGATCAGGTGAGACAGCTTGCACCCGGGCTGGTCCAGACGTCCTTGATGAAGCAAACTCCTCAAAGCCTCAGAGAGGCGGGCATCAGCAACCTGCTACTCAGATACAACCAGGCGAGCACTCAGGAAATCAG GGACTTGTCACAGAAAAACATCAGCCTCACCCTCTACACGGTCAACGAGCCCTGGCTGTACTCAGTGCTGTGGTGCAGCGACGTGTCGGCTGTGTCGTCGGAGGCACCGCATGTCCTCAAAAAGGTGCCTTACCCCATCTGGCTCTTG AGACCAGATGAATACTGCATGATGTGGGTGTGTGCAGACGTCATCTCCTTTGTGGTGGTCATAGGAATATTCATTTTACAAAA CTATCACATGATCAG ATATCGCACAAGCGGCATGCGCAGCTACAACCCTGAGCAGATCATGCTGAGCGCGGCGGCAGTGAGGAGATCCAGTCGGGACCTCAACGTCATGAAGGAGAAGCTCATCTTCTCCG AGGTGGGAAATGGCGTCGGGAGCAGCGAGGAGTCGTACACAGACGGCCCAAATGACTATGACTACTACACGGACAGAGGTGGAAGCCAATGA